A region from the uncultured Holophaga sp. genome encodes:
- a CDS encoding Rieske 2Fe-2S domain-containing protein, producing the protein MTRTGDEAGEGPEERGGVQAGPRRLCRMEDLPEGGTLTFSLDGGVRHTGFLVRKDGEVRAYLNACPHMPGSRLAWREHGFLAPDGGSLVCHGHGSRFDILTGVCLEGAALGRSLQALPLRVDPGGEILLLASVLPGLS; encoded by the coding sequence ATGACCAGGACTGGAGACGAAGCTGGAGAAGGACCGGAGGAGCGTGGCGGAGTCCAGGCTGGCCCACGACGGCTCTGCCGCATGGAGGATCTGCCGGAGGGTGGCACCCTGACCTTCAGTCTGGATGGGGGTGTCCGGCACACCGGCTTCCTGGTCCGGAAGGATGGCGAGGTCCGCGCCTACCTGAACGCCTGCCCCCACATGCCCGGCAGCCGGCTGGCCTGGCGGGAGCATGGCTTCCTGGCGCCGGATGGCGGCAGCCTGGTCTGCCATGGGCATGGCTCCCGTTTCGACATCCTGACTGGGGTCTGCCTGGAGGGGGCCGCTCTGGGTCGTTCGCTCCAGGCCCTTCCCCTGCGGGTGGACCCTGGGGGAGAGATCCTTCTGCTCGCCTCGGTGCTTCCGGGGCTCTCATGA
- a CDS encoding LemA family protein: MGKAGKIALGCGGLVILVLVILGLSVVGSYNSLNRLEQGVQAQWGQVENTYQRRADLVPNLVATVKGAAAFERETFQAVTEARAKVGQVSLGKAPDAAGLAKFQQAQDGLGSALSRLLVVAERYPDLKATQNFRDLQAQLEGTENRITVERMRFNQAAQAFNTKRNSFPTVIIAGFLGERFRDKAYFKAQAGAETAPKVAF, translated from the coding sequence ATGGGCAAGGCAGGCAAGATCGCCCTCGGCTGCGGTGGACTCGTGATCCTGGTCCTGGTGATCCTGGGTCTCTCCGTAGTGGGCTCGTACAACTCACTCAACCGCCTGGAACAGGGCGTGCAGGCCCAGTGGGGCCAGGTGGAGAACACCTACCAGCGCCGGGCGGATCTGGTGCCCAACCTGGTGGCCACCGTGAAGGGGGCCGCGGCCTTCGAGCGGGAGACCTTCCAGGCCGTCACCGAGGCCCGGGCCAAGGTGGGCCAAGTCTCCCTCGGCAAGGCCCCGGACGCCGCGGGCCTGGCGAAGTTCCAGCAGGCCCAGGACGGCCTGGGTTCGGCCCTCTCCCGCCTCCTGGTGGTGGCGGAGCGCTATCCCGACCTGAAGGCCACCCAGAACTTCCGGGACCTGCAGGCCCAGCTGGAGGGCACGGAGAACCGGATCACCGTGGAGCGGATGCGCTTCAACCAGGCCGCCCAGGCCTTCAACACCAAGCGCAACAGCTTCCCCACGGTGATCATCGCCGGGTTCCTGGGCGAACGATTCCGGGACAAGGCCTACTTCAAGGCCCAAGCCGGGGCGGAGACGGCCCCCAAGGTCGCCTTCTAG
- a CDS encoding TPM domain-containing protein, with translation MRWLIRLLLPLLLLWGGQDLAAQTAVPPAPRQWVTDTQGVLSPAARSGLNRRLALYEKATGHQVLVWIGGSLEGDALEPWAARTFESWGVGGKGKDDGLVLFILARDRKLRIEVGYGLEGQLPDALASRLIRETIAPELAKGNWDRAVEAGVDGILARLGGEARSGSQSSSRARANQPMSLGQKLFVGLLVLGFLVLLITNPSLALGLLFSLLSGGRGGGGGGGGGGWSGGGGRSGGGGASGSW, from the coding sequence ATGCGCTGGCTCATCCGCCTCCTTCTGCCCCTCCTGCTCCTGTGGGGAGGGCAGGACCTCGCAGCCCAGACCGCGGTGCCCCCGGCGCCGCGCCAGTGGGTCACGGACACCCAGGGGGTCCTCTCCCCCGCGGCCCGCAGCGGCTTGAACCGCCGCCTCGCCCTCTACGAGAAGGCCACCGGACACCAAGTGCTCGTGTGGATCGGAGGGAGCCTGGAGGGGGACGCCCTGGAGCCCTGGGCCGCCCGCACCTTCGAGTCCTGGGGGGTGGGGGGCAAGGGAAAGGATGACGGCTTGGTGCTCTTCATCCTGGCCCGGGATCGCAAGCTGCGCATCGAGGTGGGCTATGGCCTGGAGGGCCAGCTGCCCGATGCCCTGGCCTCCCGCCTGATCCGGGAGACCATCGCCCCCGAGCTGGCCAAAGGGAACTGGGACCGGGCTGTGGAGGCGGGCGTCGATGGCATCCTGGCGCGCCTCGGTGGAGAAGCGCGGAGTGGCAGCCAGTCCAGCTCCAGGGCCCGTGCAAACCAACCCATGAGCCTGGGCCAGAAGCTCTTTGTGGGGCTCCTGGTCCTCGGCTTCCTGGTCCTGCTGATCACCAACCCCAGCTTGGCCCTGGGCCTCCTCTTCAGCCTCCTCTCCGGAGGCCGGGGCGGCGGCGGTGGAGGGGGCGGCGGGGGCTGGTCCGGTGGCGGAGGCCGCTCGGGGGGCGGCGGCGCCTCAGGCTCATGGTAG
- a CDS encoding TPM domain-containing protein, with translation MVGLTRQGLVKRLDQRRIVAAIEAAEARTSGEIRVSVSRFFWGSVEKVAWRAFHRLGMDRTAQRNGILIFVVPSRQRFSVLGDEGIHAKVGQGFWDEVAACLGAHFRRGDFTEGLVEGIALIGERLAEHFPHQGKADRNELPDEVDFG, from the coding sequence ATGGTGGGACTGACACGACAGGGCCTAGTGAAGCGCCTGGATCAGAGACGCATCGTGGCGGCCATCGAGGCGGCGGAAGCCCGGACTTCCGGAGAGATCCGGGTCTCGGTATCCCGCTTCTTCTGGGGCAGCGTCGAGAAGGTCGCCTGGCGGGCCTTCCACCGCCTCGGCATGGACCGGACCGCCCAGCGCAACGGCATCCTGATCTTCGTGGTCCCCAGCCGCCAGCGTTTCAGCGTCCTGGGCGACGAGGGCATCCATGCCAAGGTGGGCCAGGGCTTCTGGGACGAGGTGGCCGCCTGCCTCGGCGCCCACTTCCGCCGGGGCGACTTCACCGAAGGGCTGGTGGAGGGCATCGCCCTCATCGGGGAGCGCCTGGCCGAACACTTCCCCCACCAGGGCAAGGCCGACCGCAACGAACTGCCTGACGAAGTGGACTTCGGGTAA
- a CDS encoding ISL3 family transposase — translation MPMNELMAQMGGWEGYKAGLIGVYEAGRKGPRAEVWIELLGNERPRRCSGCGHHVDRIHDATQRWVRDLPIFEYEVHLLVWRFRLDCPRCGPKVESLNWLEPRARVTNRLAESVARMCKVLPIKQVAEHFHLHWDTVKAIDKAHLDRELGPPELRGAETLLMDEFALRKGHRYATVVLDAARKRVLWVGQGRGRADIRPFFELLGKRGCAQIKAVGMDMSAAFELEVRKHCPKAEIVYDLFHVVQRYGHEVIDRVRVDEANRLRGDKSARKVVKSAKWLLLRNPRNLEGEARVRLKELLDANQALMTAYVLKDDLKELWRYRREGWARRAWNDWLERAKSSNLAPLVRFAQNLAARLDGILSHCRWPLHTSLLEGINNRIKVIKRMAYGFRDDAYFFLKIRAAFPGVP, via the coding sequence CTGCCTATGAACGAGCTTATGGCCCAGATGGGCGGGTGGGAAGGATACAAGGCCGGATTGATCGGCGTGTACGAGGCCGGACGAAAGGGGCCTCGTGCCGAGGTATGGATTGAACTCCTTGGTAATGAACGACCTCGACGATGCAGCGGCTGTGGCCATCATGTGGATCGAATCCACGATGCGACCCAGCGCTGGGTAAGGGACCTCCCGATCTTTGAATACGAAGTCCACCTGCTGGTCTGGCGGTTTCGACTGGACTGTCCGAGGTGTGGACCCAAGGTGGAGTCCCTGAACTGGCTGGAGCCCCGAGCCCGGGTCACCAATCGGCTGGCCGAATCGGTGGCCAGGATGTGCAAAGTCCTGCCCATCAAGCAGGTTGCCGAGCATTTTCACCTGCACTGGGACACCGTCAAGGCCATCGACAAAGCCCACCTGGACCGGGAACTGGGGCCCCCAGAACTGCGGGGAGCCGAAACACTGCTCATGGATGAGTTCGCCCTTCGCAAAGGACACCGATATGCCACGGTGGTGCTGGATGCCGCCAGAAAGCGGGTCCTCTGGGTAGGGCAAGGGCGAGGCCGTGCAGACATCCGCCCTTTCTTTGAACTGCTTGGGAAGAGGGGCTGCGCCCAAATCAAGGCGGTAGGTATGGATATGTCCGCAGCCTTCGAGCTGGAGGTCCGGAAGCACTGCCCCAAAGCGGAGATCGTCTATGACCTCTTCCATGTGGTGCAACGCTATGGCCACGAGGTGATTGATCGGGTCCGGGTTGACGAGGCCAACCGGTTGAGGGGAGACAAGTCGGCCCGCAAGGTGGTGAAGAGCGCCAAGTGGCTGCTGCTAAGGAACCCCAGGAATCTGGAGGGTGAGGCCAGGGTGCGCCTCAAGGAGTTGCTGGACGCCAATCAGGCTCTGATGACGGCCTATGTGCTCAAGGACGACCTCAAGGAACTCTGGCGCTACCGACGCGAGGGCTGGGCTCGCCGGGCCTGGAATGATTGGTTGGAACGCGCCAAGTCAAGCAACCTGGCGCCATTGGTCCGGTTCGCCCAGAATCTCGCGGCACGGCTCGATGGCATCCTCTCCCACTGCCGATGGCCGCTCCATACCAGCCTTCTAGAGGGGATCAACAACCGCATCAAGGTCATCAAGCGCATGGCCTATGGCTTCCGCGACGACGCCTACTTCTTTCTCAAGATCAGAGCTGCCTTCCCCGGTGTTCCGTGA
- a CDS encoding mucoidy inhibitor MuiA family protein produces the protein MNRAWLLPVLSSLLAAQQPIPATAPIQRVRVHPDEAWVTRMARVRLPGPGTHRVLLEALPPGLRVEDLQISAKGPAGMRLGDLTVSSEPREVTETPEWKKLEADREALRVKRDNLESQGEAALQELTFLKGLQAGYDKEISARMTGSLPSAEGILTLSMVIQKRSAELLTGERARKRELEKLSQEEARLDAELRKRASERRTAPSRVTVELSTVREGAAEVELSYRTRQARWKPLYEARLSEDRKRLDLALYAAVTQTTGESWEGIRLEISNARPSLDLAVGEYTAGQEVGWQESRPRPLLRKAAVSREESRMNIQAYAPAPPPAAEPMEDAALEAATESGTTTLEEASGLAATFAVDGLKEVPSDGEPHRFKVMVKDLAPALSVFTAPRLEPTAYLMAKFQVPGQIPLFPGAPVVRFAGSQRLGEAPLALPPSGQPFSLGFGPYKALRVSFRKVDHKLETVGAFTKERQWTLLDRMELSNDGAAAVDVVVQDRMLKPTSDRVQISLGEGFTPGWTETVPGVRSWTFTLAPKGQKTLELPVNIRAPKEGIVTGVE, from the coding sequence ATGAACCGAGCTTGGCTTCTGCCGGTCCTCAGCTCCCTGCTCGCCGCCCAGCAGCCCATCCCCGCCACGGCCCCCATCCAGCGCGTGCGGGTCCATCCCGACGAGGCCTGGGTCACCCGGATGGCGCGGGTCCGTCTGCCGGGTCCCGGCACCCATCGGGTGCTCCTGGAGGCCCTTCCTCCCGGGCTCAGGGTGGAGGATCTGCAGATCAGCGCCAAGGGGCCCGCGGGCATGCGCCTGGGGGACCTGACCGTTTCCAGCGAGCCGCGGGAGGTCACCGAGACGCCGGAGTGGAAGAAGCTCGAAGCGGACCGGGAGGCCCTGCGGGTGAAGCGGGACAACCTGGAGAGCCAGGGAGAGGCTGCCCTGCAGGAGCTGACTTTCCTGAAGGGGCTCCAGGCGGGCTATGACAAGGAGATCTCCGCCCGCATGACCGGCAGCCTGCCCAGCGCCGAGGGGATCCTGACCCTGAGCATGGTGATCCAGAAGCGCAGCGCCGAGCTTCTCACCGGGGAGCGGGCCCGCAAGCGGGAGCTGGAGAAGCTGTCGCAGGAGGAGGCCCGCCTGGACGCGGAGCTCCGCAAGCGGGCCAGCGAGCGGCGCACCGCCCCCAGTCGGGTTACGGTGGAGCTGAGCACGGTCCGGGAGGGGGCCGCCGAGGTGGAGCTGAGCTACCGCACCCGCCAGGCTCGTTGGAAGCCCCTGTACGAAGCTCGGCTCTCCGAGGACCGCAAGCGGCTGGACCTGGCCCTCTACGCGGCTGTCACCCAGACCACCGGCGAGTCCTGGGAGGGGATCCGCCTGGAGATCAGCAATGCCCGACCCAGTCTGGATCTGGCGGTGGGTGAATACACCGCAGGGCAGGAGGTGGGCTGGCAGGAGTCGCGACCGCGGCCCCTGCTGCGCAAGGCGGCGGTTTCGCGGGAGGAGTCCCGGATGAATATCCAGGCCTACGCCCCGGCTCCGCCCCCCGCGGCCGAACCCATGGAAGATGCGGCCCTCGAGGCGGCCACCGAGTCCGGGACCACCACCCTGGAGGAGGCCTCGGGGTTGGCGGCCACCTTTGCGGTGGACGGTCTCAAGGAGGTGCCCTCCGATGGAGAGCCCCACCGATTCAAGGTGATGGTGAAGGATCTGGCTCCGGCCCTCTCGGTCTTCACAGCGCCCCGCCTGGAGCCCACGGCCTACCTGATGGCCAAGTTCCAGGTGCCCGGCCAGATTCCCCTCTTCCCCGGGGCGCCAGTGGTGCGCTTCGCCGGGAGCCAGCGCCTGGGCGAGGCGCCCCTGGCCCTGCCGCCCTCGGGTCAGCCCTTCTCCCTGGGGTTCGGCCCCTACAAGGCACTCCGGGTGTCCTTCCGCAAGGTGGACCACAAACTGGAAACGGTGGGGGCCTTCACCAAGGAGCGCCAGTGGACCCTGCTGGACCGCATGGAGCTGAGCAATGATGGCGCTGCAGCTGTGGACGTGGTGGTGCAGGACCGCATGCTGAAGCCCACCAGTGATCGGGTGCAGATCAGCTTGGGCGAAGGCTTCACCCCGGGCTGGACCGAAACCGTCCCTGGGGTCCGCAGCTGGACTTTCACCCTGGCCCCCAAGGGCCAGAAGACCCTGGAGCTTCCCGTGAACATCCGGGCCCCCAAGGAGGGGATCGTCACTGGGGTGGAATGA
- a CDS encoding diguanylate cyclase, translated as MGNKAIWRSGCSAVLALVVLAPAGGAEPARESTLAKVRELVETDPRGAEAALEFLLKGDLSAPQRVDALVLKGRALVSLGRLEEAGRTADEAVHLAAGLQDEARRLDGETVRCGVLAFQGHYAEALEPTRQAYQKARALGLKPQEARLANLLGAVHNFNGQVVLAIDYYLNALRLAEELGEKRTRLQILHNLGGLYLVSHSTDKCLSTLEQALPEARKSGGPELLAGLLVTKASALEQAGRVPEEVQALEEALEVSRRSGLIRVEATALANLADLNLTLGHFEKAKAMAEQAQVLCGEMGDRFQQLTTKVTQAQAMAHLGHRDQAIQIMREALAAFQQGGHPLEVMQLQGILAETLEAAGRYREALDVYKAFKASSDGVMQKEGQNAIARFREQYEAERREREIEDLTVENRVQTAELKRRRIQHLLTVGGIVSLAVIVALLAMRQRAVKRTQRQLRELNARLEELSLTDPLTGLWNRRYFETRIEDEAAHARRQAQAGESVRLGMLLLDIDHFKPLNDTEGHVVGDQVLRILGQRFAETLRQSDITIRWGGEEFLVLSRETTEEGLRDLAMRVLEAVNGAPFEAGGKLLRVTCSIGFCLYPIGGDLDWKQALEVADWALYRAKDGGRDCAVGVQAGPGLQGGQGREVLGNLEESLAQGLLQLV; from the coding sequence ATGGGAAACAAGGCGATCTGGCGCTCCGGGTGCTCTGCAGTCCTGGCCCTGGTGGTCTTGGCTCCTGCGGGCGGGGCGGAGCCCGCCCGGGAGAGCACCCTGGCCAAGGTCCGGGAGCTGGTGGAGACCGATCCCCGTGGTGCCGAGGCGGCGCTGGAGTTCCTGCTCAAGGGCGATCTCAGTGCACCCCAGCGGGTGGATGCCCTGGTCCTCAAGGGTAGGGCTCTGGTGTCTTTGGGCAGACTGGAGGAGGCGGGCCGGACAGCCGATGAGGCGGTTCACTTGGCTGCCGGCCTTCAGGATGAGGCCCGGCGTCTGGATGGCGAGACCGTGCGCTGCGGCGTGTTGGCCTTTCAAGGGCATTACGCCGAGGCCCTGGAGCCCACGCGCCAGGCCTACCAGAAGGCCCGGGCCCTGGGACTCAAGCCCCAGGAGGCCCGCCTGGCCAACCTCCTGGGAGCCGTCCACAACTTCAATGGCCAAGTGGTGCTGGCCATCGATTACTACCTGAATGCCCTGCGCCTGGCTGAGGAGCTGGGCGAGAAGCGTACCCGCCTCCAGATCCTGCACAACCTGGGGGGCCTCTACCTGGTGAGCCACAGTACCGACAAGTGCCTCTCCACCCTGGAACAGGCCCTGCCCGAGGCCCGCAAGTCCGGGGGGCCTGAACTCCTGGCTGGGCTCCTGGTCACCAAGGCTTCTGCCCTGGAGCAGGCTGGTCGGGTGCCGGAGGAGGTGCAGGCCCTGGAAGAGGCTCTGGAGGTCTCACGCCGCTCGGGTCTCATCCGGGTGGAGGCCACGGCCCTCGCCAATCTGGCGGACCTGAATCTCACCCTGGGGCATTTCGAGAAGGCCAAGGCCATGGCCGAGCAGGCCCAGGTGCTCTGCGGGGAGATGGGGGACCGCTTCCAGCAGCTCACCACGAAGGTGACCCAGGCCCAGGCCATGGCGCACCTGGGGCACCGGGACCAGGCCATCCAGATCATGCGGGAGGCTCTGGCGGCCTTCCAGCAGGGAGGACACCCCCTGGAGGTCATGCAGCTCCAGGGCATCCTGGCGGAGACCCTGGAAGCCGCTGGCCGCTACCGGGAGGCCCTGGATGTCTACAAGGCCTTCAAAGCCTCCAGTGATGGGGTGATGCAGAAGGAAGGGCAGAATGCCATCGCCCGCTTCCGGGAACAGTACGAGGCAGAGCGCCGTGAACGCGAGATCGAGGACCTGACGGTGGAGAACCGGGTGCAGACCGCCGAGCTGAAGCGGAGGCGCATCCAGCACCTCCTGACGGTGGGGGGGATCGTCTCCCTGGCGGTGATCGTGGCGCTGCTCGCCATGCGCCAGCGGGCCGTCAAGCGCACCCAGCGCCAGCTCCGGGAGCTGAATGCCAGGCTGGAGGAGCTCTCCCTCACCGATCCCCTGACCGGGCTCTGGAACCGGCGCTACTTCGAGACCCGCATCGAGGACGAGGCCGCCCACGCCCGCCGCCAGGCCCAGGCCGGAGAGTCGGTCCGCCTTGGCATGCTGCTGCTGGATATAGATCACTTCAAGCCTCTCAACGACACCGAGGGGCACGTGGTAGGGGACCAGGTTCTCCGCATCCTGGGGCAGCGCTTCGCGGAGACCCTCCGCCAGAGCGACATCACCATCCGCTGGGGGGGCGAGGAGTTCCTGGTGCTCTCCCGGGAGACCACGGAAGAGGGACTCCGGGACTTGGCCATGCGGGTGCTGGAGGCCGTCAACGGCGCCCCCTTCGAGGCCGGTGGCAAGCTGCTCCGGGTCACCTGCTCCATCGGCTTCTGTCTTTACCCCATCGGCGGTGACCTGGACTGGAAGCAGGCCCTGGAGGTGGCGGACTGGGCCCTCTACCGGGCCAAGGACGGAGGGCGGGACTGCGCGGTGGGTGTCCAGGCGGGACCCGGGCTCCAGGGGGGGCAGGGCCGGGAGGTTCTCGGCAACCTCGAGGAGAGTCTGGCCCAGGGGCTGCTTCAGCTGGTCTGA
- the mfd gene encoding transcription-repair coupling factor — protein MDSRDRASLNDLLRLLDGPAAALSAPEARLRWTSPAGLALILARWVEEKGRIRPLWVDAPSEAEAQALAQDLSVLLPGTGVAYFPGMAPYCGGESSPPGLVLKERLGTLIGLLDRRVQILVTGPLTAFERLPHPSWFEKQRLELRQGEEVPRDLLLETLVALGYRRTDLASGPGEFSSRGMVVDLWPDQLDAPLRLEFFGDELEKLSPFDPDTQRRTGEVVDKLVLYPRFEGFKGSELIKAVESRADRTPEPEDDLAFRRERMATHGHFPGEELFYPLLDYPKGQLTHWVPPCLRLKLEATWSQALREKEQARIDEGLATLRRGGVVCPDFTDRYTASDPSRVTLHLTEWQAEATVPLQAQPVREFQGRLGEMAAWLKELLDTEHRIFLAGSTPGMRDRLAEVLSEYELPVSNGTQCGCRAIHLSLASGVYLKEPRLLVLTEREVFGRRAIQPKAQKSRMAAFLSDLRDLKPGDRVVHLDHGIGEFTGFATLTAGGMEQEVLQLRYADNGRLNVSIERADLLQRYVSPDGGTQPPLDKLGGASWAKVKRKAKKAIRDMAEELLKLYAKRKMEKGHAYSEDGPEMAEFEATFAYEPTADQIEATAAIKADLESDKPMDRLLVGDVGFGKTEVAMRATAKVALDGKQVVVLCPTTVLCFQHYRTFKERFASFPVRVEMVNRFVDPKESKQILQDAADGKVEILIGTHQILGGRTKFADLGLVVIDEEQRFGVAHKEKLKKMRANVDVLAMSATPIPRTLHMSLTGLREISLIETPPKNRLAIETVVAPWSDELVASAIQFEMRRGGQVYLIHNRVESIVSIAERVRALVPDARVGVGHAQLSDEALEQVMVSFMEGRLDVLVSTTIVENGLDVPNANTILVHRADTFGLSQLYQLRGRVGRSDVPAYAYLFIPGKGEITEEARKRLQALEDFSELGSGFRVAAMDLELRGAGNLLGGEQSGQIHDIGFELYLKLLEETLSELQGQPTGTFEVKVELGAPAQLSRRWIDMASERLVAYKRASRLHSERDLELYRLELEDRFGHIPEDDEESAAFFELLRVKILAQNLAISEVSLDKGKLKLRLSPQTALDPGKIMAWVAGKKDSSFSPDGTVMVPVHSGAHAVMEAQAIMREWAK, from the coding sequence ATGGATTCCCGGGACCGCGCCTCGCTGAACGATCTTCTCCGCCTGCTGGATGGACCCGCCGCCGCCCTCTCGGCCCCGGAAGCCCGGCTGCGCTGGACCTCACCGGCTGGGCTGGCCCTGATCCTGGCCCGCTGGGTGGAGGAGAAGGGCCGCATCCGTCCCCTCTGGGTGGACGCCCCCTCAGAGGCCGAGGCTCAGGCCCTGGCCCAGGACCTCTCGGTGCTCCTGCCGGGCACCGGCGTGGCCTACTTCCCCGGCATGGCCCCCTACTGCGGCGGCGAGTCCAGCCCCCCGGGCCTGGTGCTCAAGGAGCGCCTGGGCACCCTCATCGGGCTCCTGGACCGCCGCGTGCAGATCCTGGTGACCGGGCCCCTCACCGCCTTCGAGCGCCTGCCCCACCCCTCCTGGTTCGAGAAGCAGCGCCTGGAGCTGCGCCAGGGCGAGGAAGTGCCCCGCGATCTCCTGCTGGAAACCCTGGTGGCCCTGGGCTACCGCCGCACGGACCTGGCCTCCGGTCCCGGGGAGTTCAGCTCCCGGGGCATGGTGGTGGATCTCTGGCCGGACCAGCTCGACGCCCCCCTGCGCCTGGAGTTCTTCGGGGACGAGCTGGAGAAGCTCAGCCCCTTCGACCCGGACACCCAGCGCCGCACCGGCGAGGTGGTGGACAAGCTCGTGCTCTACCCCCGCTTCGAGGGGTTCAAGGGCAGTGAGCTCATCAAGGCCGTGGAGAGCCGCGCCGACCGCACCCCCGAACCCGAGGACGACCTGGCCTTCCGCCGGGAGCGTATGGCCACCCACGGGCACTTCCCCGGCGAGGAGCTCTTCTACCCCCTGCTGGACTACCCCAAGGGCCAGCTCACCCACTGGGTGCCCCCCTGCCTGCGCCTGAAGCTGGAGGCCACCTGGAGCCAGGCCCTGCGCGAGAAGGAGCAGGCCCGCATCGATGAGGGCCTGGCCACCCTGCGCCGGGGCGGCGTGGTGTGCCCCGACTTCACAGACCGCTACACGGCCTCCGACCCCAGCCGGGTCACCCTGCACCTCACGGAGTGGCAGGCCGAGGCCACGGTGCCCCTGCAGGCCCAGCCCGTACGGGAGTTCCAGGGTCGCCTGGGGGAGATGGCCGCCTGGCTCAAGGAGCTGCTGGACACCGAACACCGCATCTTCCTGGCGGGCTCCACCCCCGGCATGCGGGACCGCCTTGCGGAGGTCCTGTCGGAGTACGAGCTGCCCGTCTCCAACGGCACCCAGTGCGGCTGCCGGGCCATCCACCTGAGCCTGGCCTCCGGGGTCTATCTCAAGGAGCCCAGGCTCCTGGTGCTGACCGAACGGGAGGTCTTCGGGAGGCGCGCCATCCAGCCCAAGGCCCAGAAGAGCCGCATGGCGGCCTTCCTCTCGGACCTGCGGGACCTCAAGCCCGGGGACCGGGTGGTGCACCTGGACCACGGCATCGGCGAGTTCACGGGATTCGCCACCCTCACCGCCGGGGGCATGGAGCAGGAGGTGCTGCAGCTGCGCTACGCCGACAACGGGCGCCTGAACGTGAGCATCGAGCGGGCGGACCTCCTCCAGCGCTACGTATCCCCGGACGGGGGCACCCAGCCCCCCCTGGACAAGCTGGGGGGCGCCTCCTGGGCCAAGGTCAAGCGCAAGGCCAAGAAGGCCATCCGCGACATGGCCGAAGAGCTGCTCAAGCTCTACGCCAAGCGGAAGATGGAAAAGGGCCACGCCTACAGCGAGGATGGCCCCGAGATGGCGGAATTCGAGGCCACCTTCGCCTATGAACCCACCGCCGACCAGATCGAGGCCACGGCGGCCATCAAGGCCGATCTCGAATCCGACAAGCCCATGGACCGCCTCCTGGTGGGGGATGTGGGCTTCGGCAAGACCGAGGTGGCCATGCGCGCCACCGCCAAGGTGGCCCTGGACGGCAAGCAGGTGGTGGTGCTCTGCCCCACCACGGTGCTCTGTTTCCAGCACTACCGCACCTTCAAGGAGCGCTTCGCCAGCTTCCCCGTACGGGTGGAGATGGTGAACCGCTTCGTGGACCCCAAGGAGTCCAAGCAGATCCTCCAGGACGCCGCCGATGGCAAGGTGGAGATCCTCATCGGCACCCACCAGATTCTGGGGGGCCGCACCAAGTTTGCCGACCTGGGCCTGGTGGTCATCGACGAGGAGCAGCGCTTCGGGGTGGCCCACAAAGAGAAGCTCAAGAAGATGCGGGCCAACGTGGATGTGCTGGCCATGAGCGCCACCCCCATCCCCCGCACCCTGCACATGAGCCTGACAGGCCTGCGGGAGATCAGCCTCATCGAGACCCCCCCCAAGAACCGCCTGGCCATCGAGACCGTGGTGGCGCCCTGGAGCGATGAGCTGGTGGCCAGCGCCATCCAGTTCGAGATGCGCCGGGGCGGCCAGGTCTACCTCATCCACAACCGGGTGGAGAGCATCGTGAGCATCGCCGAACGGGTGCGCGCCCTGGTGCCCGACGCCCGGGTGGGCGTGGGCCACGCCCAGCTTTCGGACGAGGCCCTGGAACAGGTGATGGTGAGTTTCATGGAAGGCCGGCTGGATGTGCTGGTCTCCACCACCATCGTGGAGAACGGCCTGGACGTGCCCAATGCCAACACCATCCTGGTGCACCGCGCCGACACCTTCGGCCTGAGCCAGCTCTACCAGCTGCGGGGCCGCGTGGGCCGCAGCGATGTGCCCGCCTACGCCTACCTCTTCATCCCCGGCAAGGGCGAGATCACCGAGGAGGCCCGCAAGCGCCTGCAGGCCCTGGAGGACTTCTCCGAGCTGGGCTCGGGCTTCCGGGTGGCGGCCATGGACCTGGAACTGCGCGGCGCGGGCAACCTCCTGGGCGGCGAGCAGAGCGGCCAGATCCACGACATCGGCTTCGAGCTCTACCTCAAGCTCCTGGAGGAGACCCTTTCCGAGCTCCAGGGCCAGCCCACCGGCACCTTCGAGGTCAAGGTCGAGCTCGGCGCCCCCGCCCAGCTCTCCCGCCGCTGGATCGACATGGCCAGCGAACGCCTCGTGGCCTACAAGCGGGCAAGCCGTTTGCACAGCGAGCGGGACCTGGAGCTCTACCGCCTGGAACTGGAAGACCGCTTCGGCCACATCCCCGAGGATGACGAAGAAAGCGCCGCCTTCTTCGAGCTCCTGCGCGTCAAGATCCTCGCCCAGAACCTCGCCATCAGCGAAGTCAGCCTGGACAAGGGCAAGCTCAAGCTGCGGCTCTCACCCCAGACGGCACTGGATCCCGGGAAGATCATGGCCTGGGTCGCAGGGAAGAAGGACAGCAGCTTCAGCCCCGATGGGACCGTGATGGTGCCGGTGCACTCCGGGGCGCATGCGGTGATGGAGGCGCAGGCCATCATGCGGGAGTGGGCAAAGTAG